GCCGGCAGCGCCGGCACGGTGCTGCGTGTCGACGGTGGCATGGTCGCCTCCGACTGGACCATGCAGCGCCTTGCCGATCTGCTCGATGCGCCGGTCGACCGGCCGAAGGTGCTGGAGACGACCGCGCTGGGGGCTGCCTATCTCGCCGGCCTTGCCCGTGGCGTCTATCCGGAGCCTGAGGAATTTGCCCGCGGCTGGCGGCTGGAGCAGCGTTTCATGCCGGCCATGGACGAAACGACCCGCGGCGCGAAACTGGTGCGCTGGCGGGATGCGGTGTCGCGCACGCTGTCGCGTGGGTAGACCAAACGGTCAGGAATCGGGCCAGCGCCGTTTCAGCTCAGGTCGAAGGGCACGACCTTGCGGCTGTCCGACGGCACGCGGATTTCCCGGTCCACCGGCGGCACGGCGCGCTGGTGGCAGGAACCGCGCTCGCAGATGCGGCAGGACACGCCGATCTTGGCGACATTGGCTTCCGCCTTCAGGTCGATGCCTTCGGAATAGATGATGTCGCCGGCATAAGAGAGCTCGCAGCCGAGCCCGAAGGCGTAACGCCGGACCGGCGCGCGCCAATGCGCCGCGCCCTTGGTCACCGCGCGGGCGAGCGACAGATAACGCACGCCATCGGGCATTTCGGCAACCTGCACAAAGGTCCGGCCGGTCTGTTCGAAGGCCTCGTGGACGTTCCACAAGGGGCAGGCGCCGCCGAAACGGGCGAACTGGAAGCGTGTCGCCGAATGGCGCTTGATGACATTGCCGGCCCGGTCGACCTTCAGGAAATAGAACGGAATGCCCTTCTGGCCCGGCCGCTGCAGGGTGGAAAGCCGGTGGCAGACCTGTTCCAGGCTCGCCCCGAAAATGCGGCCGAGCAGATCGATATCATGGCGGGTCTCCTTGGCTGCCGCCAGGAAACGCCGATAGGGCAGCATCAGGGCGCCGGCGAAATAATTGGCCAGCGCCACGCGCGCAATATCGCTGGCGGCGCGCGACCGGAACCGGCCGCCTTCGGCAAGGGCCGCCAGCGTGTCGGCCTGCTCCAGTCGGGCGATGCGATTGGCCAGCAGGAAGATGCGGGTCGCCGGATCGAGCGCGCCGTCGAGCACCACCAGTTTGGGGCCGGCCTCATAGCGCTCCATCAGGTCGTCGCCGAGATTGGCGGTGGCATCGACCGTGACGCCATGGCGGCTCGCCAGATAACCCGTCAGCACCTGCAGCCGATCGCTCGCCGCCGCCAGTCCGAGGCGCTCGGCAAGGTCTTCGGCAGCCCGGTCGAGATCGTCGACATAATTGTCGACATAGTGGAAATAGTCGCGAACCTCTTCATAAGGCAGCAGCGCCGCCTCGCCCTCTTCGCCCGTTGGCGGCAAGAGCGGCGCATCGCCGGCGGCCTGCAGCCTCTCGCGCAGCCGCCGCGCGGTCTGATGCATGCGCAGGAAAGCCCTGGCAAAGGCCGGACTGTCGGAGGCGACCCGCTTCAGGTCCTGCAAACCCGGCGCGCTTTCCGCGAGCATCGGGTCGGCCGCCGCCTCGCGCAGGTCGGTGACCAGGCGGTCGGTGTCGTCGACCGCGAATGTCGCGAGATCGACGCCGAAGGTCTGCCCGAGCGCGACCAGAACGCTGGCGGTCACCGGCCGCTGATTGTTCTCGATCTGATTGAGATAGCTCACGGAAAGACCGAGGCGCTGGGCGAAGGCGGTCTGGGTCAGACGGGTGCCCTCGCGCAAACGGCGGAGCGCGGGACCAACAAAAATCTTGCGGGACATGGCGCGCCTCCTGGACCGTGATACCGCCTGACCGTTCGGCCTAGATCGAAGCACATCGGCCGAAGGATAGAAATGCAAAAATTTCGCAATGTTGCAGCATGATCTTTCGCATTTTGATGCCGTGGGGGGCGGTGCTAGCTTTTGTCTCACGTGCTCACCGCCAATCCGACACGAGGGATTTCACATGACGAACCTCGCTCAGTCCGCGCCTCGCGACACGCTCACCTTCGCTGTGCATCATCCCTTTCCGATCGTCGCCGAGACGCTCGACGCGCTGGTGCGCGCCAATCAGCCGGGCGCGACCGCGGTCGATTATGCCAAGGCCGACCTGGTGATCGCGACGCTGGAAACGCTCAACGGCCTGGAGCTGACCCCCGGCACGCGCGTCGCGGTACTGGTCGATCATGCCGACCGTCGTCCGGTCCAGGATGCGCGCGGCCGCGGCGCGATCGCCGCCTTGCCGCTCGATCTGCCCGCCGATCATCTGCGCGCAGCGCTCGGCGCGGTGCTCGCCGGCCGCAACTGGTGGCCGGTGGTCGCCAATGTCGACCCGGAAGGCCAGGCGCCGGCGTCGCGCCGGCTCGACGCCCTGTCCGGCCAGCAGTTCAAGGTGCTGGACCTGATGAGCCGTGGCCGGCTCAACAAACAGATCGCTTATGATCTCGGGATTTCCGAAGGCACGGTGAAATCCCATGTCTCCTCGATCCTGCGCAAGCTCGGCGTCGAGCGGCGCACCCAGGCGATCGCAACCTTCATCACGACAGGCGATATGAGCCGTGGCATGGTCCGCACCACCATCGGGCCGGTGGCGGCCCATTTGTCGCGGGCGACACACGCGGCGCGCTAAGCCGCTTTCGGCGCCTTTGTCATCGAAGCGCCGCGGCCGTCCCGCTAAAACCGGTGACGGCATGCGGCGCGACGTGCTGAACTGCCGGGCGCGCGTGGGCCGCCGGTGGTTCGACAGAAGGAGGCGTGGATGAAGCGGAAGGTCAGGCGGGCGATCGTCGCAGCGGCGGTATTGATCTGTTCAGCCGCGCCAGTCGTGGCGCAGGACTATCGCGGATGGTCGTGTCGCGATCTGTGGGTCGAGCGCAATCAGATCTACAAGGACGCGGGTTATTGCTTCAGGACGCCGCGGGCGATCTCCTATTTTGGCAATGGCGGGTGCAGCTATGACCGCCAGGCCGATGTGCCGCTGTCGCAGACCCAGCGCCGGATCATCGCCGACGTCACCAGGGCGGAGCGCTATATGGGGTGCGTGGACTAAAGCGGCGATGCCGCTGATCGACCGCAGGCTGCTGCTGACCGGGCTGGCGGCGATGCCGCTCGCC
This portion of the Phreatobacter stygius genome encodes:
- a CDS encoding helix-turn-helix domain-containing protein: MSRKIFVGPALRRLREGTRLTQTAFAQRLGLSVSYLNQIENNQRPVTASVLVALGQTFGVDLATFAVDDTDRLVTDLREAAADPMLAESAPGLQDLKRVASDSPAFARAFLRMHQTARRLRERLQAAGDAPLLPPTGEEGEAALLPYEEVRDYFHYVDNYVDDLDRAAEDLAERLGLAAASDRLQVLTGYLASRHGVTVDATANLGDDLMERYEAGPKLVVLDGALDPATRIFLLANRIARLEQADTLAALAEGGRFRSRAASDIARVALANYFAGALMLPYRRFLAAAKETRHDIDLLGRIFGASLEQVCHRLSTLQRPGQKGIPFYFLKVDRAGNVIKRHSATRFQFARFGGACPLWNVHEAFEQTGRTFVQVAEMPDGVRYLSLARAVTKGAAHWRAPVRRYAFGLGCELSYAGDIIYSEGIDLKAEANVAKIGVSCRICERGSCHQRAVPPVDREIRVPSDSRKVVPFDLS
- a CDS encoding response regulator transcription factor, with protein sequence MTNLAQSAPRDTLTFAVHHPFPIVAETLDALVRANQPGATAVDYAKADLVIATLETLNGLELTPGTRVAVLVDHADRRPVQDARGRGAIAALPLDLPADHLRAALGAVLAGRNWWPVVANVDPEGQAPASRRLDALSGQQFKVLDLMSRGRLNKQIAYDLGISEGTVKSHVSSILRKLGVERRTQAIATFITTGDMSRGMVRTTIGPVAAHLSRATHAAR
- a CDS encoding YARHG domain-containing protein, translating into MKRKVRRAIVAAAVLICSAAPVVAQDYRGWSCRDLWVERNQIYKDAGYCFRTPRAISYFGNGGCSYDRQADVPLSQTQRRIIADVTRAERYMGCVD